A genomic region of Pelodiscus sinensis isolate JC-2024 chromosome 1, ASM4963464v1, whole genome shotgun sequence contains the following coding sequences:
- the IFFO1 gene encoding non-homologous end joining factor IFFO1 isoform X3, which translates to MNPLFGPNLFLLQQEQQGLAEPEPPPLGDFFGGELGPAPAAPPFAAPPAAMALRNDLGSNISVLKTLNLRFRCFLAKVHELERRNRQLEKQLQQALEEGGGRSRGVPRRDQAVQTSVVSPIRPLGLALGSARPAGLSAPSRGVGSPSCHPGLPFAPSSQPAAAGPFSASSRFMPGTIWSFSQARRLGPGPETTLVQGPGLSWVHPDGVGVQIDTITPEIRALYNVLAKVKRERDEYKRRWEEEYTVRVQLQDQVAELHEEAQEAEACQEELAMKVKQLKAELVVFKGLMSNNLTELDTKIQEKAMKVDMDICRRIDITAKLCDVAQQRNCEDMIKMFQSLHLSPIKVPATAGRKRERKLISDEDTSLSESDASKKPVEEEDEETTAMSINEEMQRMLNQLREYDFEDDTDSLTWEETEETLLLWEDFSGYAIAAAEVQGEQQDDCLEKVIKDTESLFKSREKEYQETIDQIELELATAKNDMNRHLHEYMEMCSMKRGLDVQMETCRRLITQSGDRKSPAFTPPSNSEPALNEEAEESSPDLPTDASIR; encoded by the exons ATGAACCCGCTGTTCGGCCCCAACCTcttcctgctgcagcaggagcagcagggcctggccGAGCCGGAGCCGCCGCCCCTGGGGGACTTCTTCGGCGGCGAGCTGGGCCCCGCTCCCGCGGCGCCCCCGTTCGCGGCGCCCCCCGCCGCCATGGCCCTGCGCAACGACCTGGGCTCCAACATCAGCGTGCTGAAGACCCTCAACCTGCGCTTCCGCTGCTTCCTGGCCAAGGTGCACGAGCTGGAGCGCAGGAACCGGCAGctggagaagcagctgcagcaggcgctggaggaggggggcggccGCTCGCGGGGCGTCCCGCGCCGGGACCAGGCTGTGCAGACCAGCGTCGTCAGCCCCATCcgcccgctgggcctggccctgggcagcgcccggccggCCGGGCTCAGCGCCCCCTCCAGGGGGGTGGGCTCCCCCAGCTGCCACCCCGGGCTGCCCTTCGCCCCTTCGTCCCAGCCCGCCGCCGCCGGCCCCTTCTCAGCCTCCTCCCGCTTCATGCCCGGCACCATCTGGTCCTTCTCGCAAGCCCGGCGGCTGGGCCCGGGGCCCGAGACCACCCTGGTGCAGGGGCCCGGGCTCTCGTGGGTTCACCCCGACGGGGTAGGCGTCCAGATCGACACCATCACCCCGGAGATCCGGGCCCTCTACAATGTGCTGGCCAAGGTGAAGCGGGAGCGCGACGAGTACAAACGCAG GTGGGAAGAGGAGTACACTGTGCGTGTCCAGCTGCAGGACCAAGTGGCCGAGCTGCATGAG GAGGCCCAGGAAGCTGAAGCATGCCAGGAGGAGCTGGCCATGAAGGTGAAGCAGCTGAAGGCAGAGTTGGTCGTCTTCAAGGGATTGATGAGCAAT AACCTCACGGAGCTGGATACCAAGATCCAAGAGAAGGCCATGAAAGTGGATATGGATATCTGCCGGCGCATCGACATCACAGCCAAACTGTGTGACGTGGCGCAGCAGCGCAACTGCGAGGACATGATCAAAATGTTTCAG TCTCTGCACTTGTCTCCCATTAAGGTCCCAGCCACAGCGGGGCGGAAGCGGGAGCGGAAGCTCATCAGTGACGAGGACACTTCACTGTCTGAGAGCGATGCCTCCAAAAAGCCtgtggaggaggaagatgaagagaccACAGCCATGAGCATCAATGAGGAGATGCAGAGGATGCTGAACCAGCT GAGGGAGTATGATTTTGAGGATGACACTGACAGCCTTACGTGGGAGGAGACGGAGGAAACGTTGTTGCTCTGGGAGGATTTCTCTGGATATGCCATTGCtgctgcagaggtgcagggggag CAGCAGGATGACTGTCTGGAGAAAGTGATTAAGGACACGGAGTCCCTCTTCAAGAGCCGCGAGAAGGAATATCAGGAAACCATCGACCAGATAGAG CTGGAACTTGCAACAGCAAAGAATGACATGAACCGGCACCTGCACGAATACATGGAAATGTGCAGCATGAAGCGTGGGCTGGATGTGCAGATGGAGACCTGCCGCCGGCTCATCACCCAATCTGGAGACCG
- the IFFO1 gene encoding non-homologous end joining factor IFFO1 isoform X7, which produces MNPLFGPNLFLLQQEQQGLAEPEPPPLGDFFGGELGPAPAAPPFAAPPAAMALRNDLGSNISVLKTLNLRFRCFLAKVHELERRNRQLEKQLQQALEEGGGRSRGVPRRDQAVQTSVVSPIRPLGLALGSARPAGLSAPSRGVGSPSCHPGLPFAPSSQPAAAGPFSASSRFMPGTIWSFSQARRLGPGPETTLVQGPGLSWVHPDGVGVQIDTITPEIRALYNVLAKVKRERDEYKRRWEEEYTVRVQLQDQVAELHEEAQEAEACQEELAMKVKQLKAELVVFKGLMSNNLTELDTKIQEKAMKVDMDICRRIDITAKLCDVAQQRNCEDMIKMFQVPATAGRKRERKLISDEDTSLSESDASKKPVEEEDEETTAMSINEEMQRMLNQLREYDFEDDTDSLTWEETEETLLLWEDFSGYAIAAAEVQGEQQDDCLEKVIKDTESLFKSREKEYQETIDQIELELATAKNDMNRHLHEYMEMCSMKRGLDVQMETCRRLITQSGDRKSPAFTPPSNSEPALNEEAEESSPDLPTDASIR; this is translated from the exons ATGAACCCGCTGTTCGGCCCCAACCTcttcctgctgcagcaggagcagcagggcctggccGAGCCGGAGCCGCCGCCCCTGGGGGACTTCTTCGGCGGCGAGCTGGGCCCCGCTCCCGCGGCGCCCCCGTTCGCGGCGCCCCCCGCCGCCATGGCCCTGCGCAACGACCTGGGCTCCAACATCAGCGTGCTGAAGACCCTCAACCTGCGCTTCCGCTGCTTCCTGGCCAAGGTGCACGAGCTGGAGCGCAGGAACCGGCAGctggagaagcagctgcagcaggcgctggaggaggggggcggccGCTCGCGGGGCGTCCCGCGCCGGGACCAGGCTGTGCAGACCAGCGTCGTCAGCCCCATCcgcccgctgggcctggccctgggcagcgcccggccggCCGGGCTCAGCGCCCCCTCCAGGGGGGTGGGCTCCCCCAGCTGCCACCCCGGGCTGCCCTTCGCCCCTTCGTCCCAGCCCGCCGCCGCCGGCCCCTTCTCAGCCTCCTCCCGCTTCATGCCCGGCACCATCTGGTCCTTCTCGCAAGCCCGGCGGCTGGGCCCGGGGCCCGAGACCACCCTGGTGCAGGGGCCCGGGCTCTCGTGGGTTCACCCCGACGGGGTAGGCGTCCAGATCGACACCATCACCCCGGAGATCCGGGCCCTCTACAATGTGCTGGCCAAGGTGAAGCGGGAGCGCGACGAGTACAAACGCAG GTGGGAAGAGGAGTACACTGTGCGTGTCCAGCTGCAGGACCAAGTGGCCGAGCTGCATGAG GAGGCCCAGGAAGCTGAAGCATGCCAGGAGGAGCTGGCCATGAAGGTGAAGCAGCTGAAGGCAGAGTTGGTCGTCTTCAAGGGATTGATGAGCAAT AACCTCACGGAGCTGGATACCAAGATCCAAGAGAAGGCCATGAAAGTGGATATGGATATCTGCCGGCGCATCGACATCACAGCCAAACTGTGTGACGTGGCGCAGCAGCGCAACTGCGAGGACATGATCAAAATGTTTCAG GTCCCAGCCACAGCGGGGCGGAAGCGGGAGCGGAAGCTCATCAGTGACGAGGACACTTCACTGTCTGAGAGCGATGCCTCCAAAAAGCCtgtggaggaggaagatgaagagaccACAGCCATGAGCATCAATGAGGAGATGCAGAGGATGCTGAACCAGCT GAGGGAGTATGATTTTGAGGATGACACTGACAGCCTTACGTGGGAGGAGACGGAGGAAACGTTGTTGCTCTGGGAGGATTTCTCTGGATATGCCATTGCtgctgcagaggtgcagggggag CAGCAGGATGACTGTCTGGAGAAAGTGATTAAGGACACGGAGTCCCTCTTCAAGAGCCGCGAGAAGGAATATCAGGAAACCATCGACCAGATAGAG CTGGAACTTGCAACAGCAAAGAATGACATGAACCGGCACCTGCACGAATACATGGAAATGTGCAGCATGAAGCGTGGGCTGGATGTGCAGATGGAGACCTGCCGCCGGCTCATCACCCAATCTGGAGACCG